The Miscanthus floridulus cultivar M001 chromosome 7, ASM1932011v1, whole genome shotgun sequence genome includes a region encoding these proteins:
- the LOC136465676 gene encoding uncharacterized protein produces MFGDCTNFHSEVLTFEVVDFLGSYHAILGQPCYTKFMVISNYIYLKLKMPGPNGVITIGSTFSTAYMCDCKHYELATAIINSAELLVLGNSATPVVLDCNGSTSSSAFHPIKETKVVEIDPTDPTKMVWVRTKLLAK; encoded by the coding sequence atgtttggtGACTGCACCAACTTTCACTCAGAGGTTCTAACCTTCGAGGTAGTGGACTTTctggggtcctaccatgccatcttagggcagccatgctacaccaagttcatggtgatctcCAACTAcatctacctcaagctgaagatgccagggccAAATGGCGTCATCACCATAGGTAGCACCTTCTCGACCGCCTACATGTGCGACTGcaagcattacgagctcgccactgccatcatcaactccgCTGAGCTCCTGGTGCTCGGCAATTCGGCAACTCCAGTAGTCCTCGACTGCAACGGGTCGACCTCCTCGAGTGCCTTCCATCCGatcaaggaaaccaaggtggtggagatcgaccccaccgacccgacCAAGATGGTTTGGGTCAGGActaagctcctggccaaatag